From the genome of Candidatus Defluviilinea proxima:
AATTTCATCAACGAACAGGGAAATGTGATCGGCCAATTCAACTCTGCCCAAACGGATTATCATCTGCTCCGTCAGGGATATGTCCACATCCCACAACAAACCATGTTCTTTCGCAAGGAATTGTGGGAACAGGTCGGGCCGCTTGACCCGTCTTTTTATTTCGCGATGGATTACGATCTGTGGACGCGCATCGCCGCGCGTAGTGAGATCAAATACGTGCCGCAAACTTGGGCGAACTTCCGATTACATACCTCGGGCAAAACCATTGCCGCCGATGATCGCTGTTGGCCTGAGATGGTACGAGTCCATTACCGCGATGGCGGTTCGTTTTTTTCGGTTATTGTGGCGAAGTATTACATCCGAAAATTGATCGCGCCACTCTGGAATTGGCGCAGAAGAAAGATGTTGAACATATCGTAGGGGCGGGGTTTCCCCGCCCAAAGAATTGGAATGTATGAAATTATTATTCTCTCCTCCCTCCATTGATGATCTCATTCGCTTGTTCAAGGCGTGGCGTTATTGGTCTGTAGGTGCTCTGATCGGCGGTCTCATTGGCGCGGCAATTTATTATGTTGCTCCGCCGCCATACCGCGCGCATGCCGTTGTCCTTGTGGATTTCAACCTTGAGCAAGCCTGGCCACAAGAAACAGACCGCGAGCAGTTCTATTATCTTGAGCGAGAAGTTCGTAAACTGGAAGAGATTGCACTTTCCGATACGGTTATGGAATCCATTGCAGAGCGGAGCGGAAATACATCCACAACTGAACTTCGCAATGGAATGCTTACCCTCAGCCAGCCTGCTGAAGGTGGCTGGAACTTCTATGTGGAGGATAATGACCCGCAACGCGCCTCGTCTCTTGTCGCTTTGTGGGCGCAGAATTTTGCCGAGCAGGTCAGTCTGCAAAAACGGATGGAGGGCGGACCTAATTCCTTTATCGAGGCCAAAGTGATACGGACCTCGCAATTTATTTCTGAACGTAGCGTGCCCATCAGCACATATCTGTTTGTTGGTGCAGTTGTCTTCCTTGTTCTTGGTTCGATCGTTGTATTGTTTGTGTCCAAACCGCAATGACCATCACAGCAAAATTTGACGAACTCTTTCCAAAGTTGGCGCGCATTTTATGGGGCGCAGTTCTATTCACCATGCCGGTGACGAGCTTTCGCTTTTTCCCATTCATGGGTGAAGGGACGTATGTCCGACCACTGGCGTTTTACCCTGTTGCTTTATTATTGCCTTTGTTGTTGATCCAATGGATGCGCGGGAAACTCTCCTTGCCGAAAGTGGGGACGTTGATTCCGCTTCTCGTGTTCGTATTGGTCACTTTGGCCGCATCAGTGATCGGGTCCGTTCTTGACCCGTTGCCATTGCGTGGACAAGACTACTTCGGAAGAGTCATCCGCGCATGGGCAACGCTTGTGATCGGACTGTCCTTTTTCATTACGGCAGTTTGGATGAATAAGGATGAGGATGATCTGCGATTCTCCGTCCGTTGGTTGTTGGCAGGCTTTGTTGTGGATGTGTTGTGGAGCGGTGTGCAATCGCTCGCGTTCTATACGCCTTTACTCAAAAAAGTGACGGTGACCCATTGGCAACGCTTGTTCTCGATGCGTGAGTTGGTGAAGACCAATCGTGTTTCAGGGATGGCGTATGAACCTGCGTGGTTGGCGGGGCAGATCGGAACCGTGTATTTGCCCTGGTTGTTCGCGTCTCTTCTGACCCGTGTGCGGGTGACTCGTTTCAAATGGCTTGAGATGATCCTTTTGGGTTTTGCTCTGTTGCTTCTGCTCGCCACGTATTCGCGCGGCGGATTGTTGACTGCCGGGGTTGCATTGGTTCTCACTTTCCTTTTTACTGGGCGTAAAGAATTGCGTGAGATATGGGCTTGGTTCATCTCTGGGTTTCGCGGCGGCATGGGATTGTTGTTGCGCGTGGGTGTGATCGTGATCGCCCTCGGCGCAATGGTTGGCGCGGGAGTCTTTCTCAGCCAAAAAGAATATATTACGCGTTTGTTCGATACAAACGCCGAAAGTGTTGAAGATTTTATTGTCCAAAACTCAGCGGGCGCACGCGGAGCATATACCTTTGGGGCGTTGGGTGCATATGAAGAAAGCCCGGTTACTGGGGTGGGATTGGGTGCCAGCGGGTTTTATATTTACGACAACCTTCCCGATTGGGCCATGACTTTTGTGCCGGAGATCGCACGTCAACTCAGCCCTAGTAATAATCTGTATCCCAACCCAAAGAACATGTATGCACGTCTGCTGGCGGAGACCGGGTTGGTTGGTTTTTTTGTATTCTTTGCCTTTCTATTTTCAATACTTGGAGATGCGTTGATCGCCTTGAAGAACGGCTCCGCTTTCATGCGTTTCCTGGGTGTGATGGGCTTGTTCTCATGGATCGCTATTTTGATCTATAACGCCACACAGGATTCGTTTGCCATCCCCAACATCTGGATCAATTTTGGCATTCTGGCAGGTATTACGGCGCACGCGCTCGAGCGAGAAAATAACCCTGTTCCCTGATTCTCTGTACATTGTCACATTAACTTTAGTCTATTTGTAACCCCTTCCATGAGGGGTATTTGCGATTTTCGGGTATCATTGAAACATGCGCAGGTTTGAATCTCCTTACGTAGCCGATTGGTTCGCCTCATCGTTGCGCTGGCTCTTGCTGGTGGGCATGATGCTGTCCCTGTCGATCCGTGGACAGGTGGCAACAAAGGCGTTTTGGGTGTTAGTGTTCATGATCTTGTGGAACCTTGCGATGAGCGCACTCGCCACCCTAAATTTCCGTATGCCATATCATCGTTATATTGTTGTTGGTGTTGACCTCATACTCTCAGCAATTTATTTTGGAGCACAAAGTGCACACCCTAGCGGGGCATCTGTCTGGTCGGGGACAATTCCCATCTTAACCGGCGCGATCTATTTTGAAATGTGGGGAGCATTCCTCATGGCAGGTCTCTTCGCGCTTTGGCAGGGCTTTACTCTGCGCGACACGATCTCAAGCGGCTTTGCATTTTTTATTTCCAGTGGCATATTGTTTTCCTTGTTCGTTGGCCTTGTAGGCGGATTATTGGGACGTTTTGGAATGGTGCGATTGCGTTCTTCACGTCAGGTCCGTTTGGATGCGGAAGAACGCCGCCGCCGCGCAGAGACCGAACGCCTGCGAGCCATCTATGAACTTTCTTCCACGTTGACAGCGACTCTCAGTTACAAACGTGTGCTTGATTCTGCGCTTGACCTCGGATACAACGCCCTCCATCCAAACTTTGATCCTGATGAACCACGCGATGAACGGTTGGTGAGTGCTGTGTTGTTGTTCAAAAATGACGAACTGACCGTTGGTTCTGCGCGTCGCTTTACCAACTCAGATATGCGCGCTACTTTGCATGGGAACGATGGCATCCTCAAGAGGGTGTTGGATGAAGGGGAAGCGGTCTTCACACAGGATATCGGTTACGACCCCGAACTCGGACGCATCATTGCGTTGCGTTCGTGTTTATCCGCCTATTGTTTTCCGTTACGAAGTGGTTTTAATGTATATGGCGCAATGTTATATGCCCACCCCGACATAAATTATTTCACACAAGAACGACGTGACCTGCTTGATATCATCGGTCGCCAAGCGGTTATTGCAGTGCAGAATGCAAGTTTGTATCAAGATCTTGTAGAAGAGAAAGAACGCATGATCGAAGTGCAAGAAGAAACGCGCAAAAAATTAGCCCGCGACCTGCACGATGGCCCTACCCAATCTGTTGCGGCGATGGCGATGCGTATTAACCTTGTCCGCCGTATGATGGCGAAAAGCCCGAAAGACGCGATGGAAGAATTGCAGAAGATCGAGGATCTGGCTCTCCGTACCACGAAGGAGATTCGCCACATGCTATTTACATTGCGGCCGCTCATTCTTGAGTCACAGGGCTTGACCGCAGCGCTCCAGGCGATGGCCGAAAAGATGCGTGAGACCTTCACACAGAATGTAATCATCAATGTAGACGAGAATGTTCTCGAAAATATGGAAATGGGCAAACAAGGTGTGATCTTCTACATCATCGAAGAGGCCGTCAACAATGCCCGTAAACATGCCAGTGCAGCACATATTTGGGTACGTCTACGTTCCTTTGAGACAGAGATCGCACTATTAGAGATTGAAGATGATGGGGCGGGCTTCGACGTAGCGGCAGTCCATAAATCTTATGATAAGCGCGGAAGTCTTGGCATGGTCAACTTGCGCGAACGCACAGAACTGGTCACTGGGTTATTGAATATTGACTCTTCCATTGGCAAGGGGACGAGAATTCAAGTCTATATTCCGCTTTCTGAAGAAGCCGCAGATCGTCTGCACCATGCCCGACGATAGTGGGATTTTATTTTATATAAATGAGAGTTCACCATTGAAAGAAAAAATCAAACAACTAGGTAACAGTAAATTTACCGTTCCCATATTGTTGCTCGTTCTCATTGTTATTGCTTATGGATTGCTCACTCCGTGGATGGGTTTCTATTGGGATGACCTTCCCTTTGCCTGGATATCTCGATTTCTCGGCCCGACAGAATTTATTGAAGCGTTTCGTCCATTTCGCCCTCTGCTTGGATATATTTTCACCATCACTACTTCGCTGTTTGGGGAACATCCTATTACGTGGCAAATTCTTGGGCTGATAACGCGCCTCTTTCTCGGACTGGAAGTTTGGATCTTGCTTAAACAAGTTTGGCCTCGCCAAAAGCATTTAGTCCTTTTTACAACATTATTATTCACTCTCTATCCAGCGTATCAACAACAGGCAATTGCGTTTACACATATCAATCAGGAATGGATTCCATTCTTATTTCTTCTCGCTTCGTTTATTCTTACAACTTGGGCTGTACGGCATGATCGATCAACAATATGGCTGATCGTACTTTCCATTGTTTTTCAAATATTGGGGCTGTTTTCGACGGAATATTTTTTTGGCTTAGAGATTCTGCGATTCTTGTTTGTTCTCGCTGTTCTTTCAGAAACGATACGAAATAGAAATACCTTGCTGAAAAAGGCGGCTTGGATTTGGCTTCCGTATTTCATTGTTTGGGTAGCTAATGCTATATGGACGTACAGTTATCATCGCTCTACGGCTTATAACTCGTATGATATTAATGCCTTTTCTGCCTTAGCTCCGATAAATATTATCAATGAATTTTTGAATACACTAACTGTTTCTGGCTTTACCTCTTGGATAAATCCATTTAATCTTTTTAAAGTCGTTGATGGCTCTGCCACTCAAATAATTTCGATCTTTATACTTTCTCTTGTAGCTATATTAGTTTTTCTGGTAACACAAATAGTTGGCGATGTAGATGATATCAAAGACGATACGTCACATCAGTTTGGCTGGTGGGCGATATCCATAGGTTTAGTGGGGATCTTTGCAGGGCGTCTTCCTTCTTGGGCGGCAGGGTTACCTTTAAAGATAGATTTTGATTACGACCGATTATTTATTTCTATTATGTTGGGGGCAAGTCTTTTCATCGTAGGGCTGGCAGATATCCTATTAAGAAATGGACGCGTAAAACTCGTTCTCTTGAGCGTTTTTATTGGTGTATCAGCGGCTAGTCAGTTTTCAACGACAAATACGTTTCGTCGTGATTGGGCAAACGAGCAGGATCTATTCTGGCAAATGGCTTGGCGAATGCCTGCTTTGAAAGATGGCACTGCCATATTGGCCTATGACCTGCCGCTGAAATATGCTTCGGATCTTCAGCTTACTGCCCCTTTAAATTGGATGTACACTCCTGATTTTAAAGGTCATGACCTTTCTTATGCCATACTGTATTTGAAGACAAGATTTACCCCTTCAAATCTAAAAGTAAATCAACCAATTACACTTCCATACCGAACTGCCAGCTTCACAGGAAACACATCTAATGTGGTCGTGATTTTCAAAGAGGCCGATGGGTGTTTACGTGTGCTTGACCCCATTTATAACAATGTTGAGACGGTCCCCGTAGAAAACAATTACCTTGCCCCGGCGATCCTCCTATCCAGACCTGATCTGATTCTGGTTGATGCTGACCTTCCGTCAATGGACAGGACTATGTTTGGGGATGAACCTGCTTATGGCTGGTGTTATATATACACACAAGCTGAAATTTATCGTCAAGTGGGGGATTGGGCTGAGATAGCAAAGCTATACAAGACATCAAAAAAATCTGGTTTGTATCCAACTTTGCCTGTTGAATATTTTCCCTTTATCGAGGCCCTTGCTCTGACAGGGGATTCTGACAAGGCTTTGGAGATTACCAGTCAGATCATAAAAGAGCAAAAAACACTTTGTCCCGCTCTTTTTACTCTTTGGGAAAGAGTATTGAAAACTCAACAAGATATCCTTCTTGATCCAGACAGTGTTTTACAAAAAGCATGTCAAAGCGGCTAAGCTTATAACAAATAAGGTTGAAAAATCTTGGAGATGCCGTTTCATGCGTCAACAACCATTAATTCCAAACATCATTATCCTAGCTTTACTACTTATTGATGGTTTACTATTTATATGTGTAGCCATTTTCGCTTACTTCATCGGAATTGATCCCAATCCGGGGTGGGGGGCCTCGCGGTATGTTCTTATGGCTTTAGGGGTGAGCCTTTTATTGGGAGTATTGTATTTCGCAAGAAAAGAAATACCCAATAATGCTTTTGTTGACGGAGTGAAAACCATTTATCTGTTTGGGCATATATGGTTGTGCGTCTTTATGGTGTACGCATGGTTTATCACATATGGAAACTTCACGACTTGGGACAATTCGACTCGATATTATGCCCATCAGGCAGACGCATTTAATGCAGGTCACTTATATTTAAAAATTAAGCCGAATATCGAATTGGCCGAGGCAGCTGACCCTTATGATCCCAAAACTCGCCCACAGTTCGATGACGAGATATGGGACATGTCCCTGTATAAGGGAAAGTTATATACCTACTGGGGTCCTATACCTGCTTTGCTGATGATGCCTTTTCAGGCTCGTTCTAATAAACTTCTGCCTGATATATACTCCGTCTTCTTTTTTTTCTGCGTTTTATTTGTTGTTAATTCCTTGATTATCCTAAAATTGCGGCAGTTGTTTTTCTCAGATATTCCTTTGCGGAATGTTGTAGTCTCAATTTTTCTGGTGGGATTTATATTGCCCGTTTTATGGTCGTTAAATATACCGGAAGTGTATGAAGCAGCCATTGGGGCCGGTCAGTTCTTTTTGATGGGCGGTGTATATTTTTTTCTTCTCGCAATGACCAAACAAAAAAACGGCTATTTATTTCTTGCTGGCCTCTTTCTAGCTGGGTCAGTCGGTTCCAGGGCGATCAATGTCTTTTCTGTAATCTTCGTGTTTATTGTGATATGCATTTGGATAATAAAGTCCAACCCTGGGGCGGTTGATCGAAAAAAGACCTTCATGTCTCTTGCTTGTTTGAGCATGCCTCTTGTAGTCGGTGCGATCTTTATTGGTTGGTATAACTGGGCAAGGTTTGATTCACCATTTGAGTTTGGCCTGCGTTATCAGATCACAATCCACAACCTGAATCGCGATATGCCCCTCACGTTCCTGCCTGATTACTTCCTGTTGAATTTCTATGCTTATGTTTTACAACCATTTGAGATGATTGCGCGATTTCCGTTTGTTCAGCCTGTAAAATTTTCGGCTTTACTGGCTGAAATGCAAATTAATTCGCCTAAATTATATGGGGCTGGTCCCGTTGTGGGCATGCTTTTTTACGGACCGTTTCTTTTGCTTGCGTTCCTGCCTTTTTTCTCTAAATTTAGAAAAAAGAGTGATTTACAAGAACAAGGAATAAACTTGAAACAAGCCGAAAGCTATTTGCTGGTTCTTTTGGCAGGCTCATTCTTGATCAATTTTATGCTTTCCCTGTTTTTTTTCTATGGGCAAATGCGTTATATCGGTGATTCTATTTTCCCAATTACATTTCTTGCGATTATTGGCTATTGGGAGCTTGTTCAATCAGCTCGCAGATCTCCATCTGGTCGTATGCGATTATTTGTCCAAATATCAAATGCCCTTTTGGTTATTACTATTGTTCTTAGCTTTCTACTTTCCTTTTCAAGTGAGAGGAATCGTATGGAAAAATTTAATCCTTTGCTGATGGAGAAGCTGAATTCTTTATTTACGCTTCAGTATTGAATTCATTTTGTTCTCTATTGAAAACGTAGGTTTTTGTCTTATGTTAGTAGTATTCCCTTAGTGTCAATCAAAGATTTTTTCCAGAATTCCCTTTGCATTCATCACCGCCTTGGCTCGATGGCTTAGGCGGTTTTTTTGTTCCATGGAAAGTTCAGCCATGGTTTTCCCCAACTCTGGTACTAAGAATATGGGATCATAGCCAAACCCGCCTGTGCCGCGTTCTTCGGGGATGATCTCGCCTTCGCAGATGCCTTCACTGAGTTGTACTTCATCATTCTTTGCGATAGCGATCATAGCGCGGAAGCGGGCCGTCCATGGATGGGATTTGCCTTGAAGTTTACTGACCAAGTATTTACGACGTTCGGCATCTGAAAGCTTATTCCCATTGATAGAACCATAGCGTGCAGAATATAAGCCAGGTTCGCCATTGAGTGAATCTACTTCGAGACCAGAGTCGTCGGCAAGGGAAACGAGGCCACTGGCTTGGGCGAAGGCGATGGCTTTTTTTGTTGCATTCTCAGCGTAGGTGAGTCCATCTTCGATGACATCGAGGTCGAGACCGATTTGAGCTGGGGTGATAAGTTCCACATCCATGTCTGTGAGAAGTTCTTGGAGTTCTTTGATCTTGCCTTGATTATTAGTAGCGATGAGAAGTTTGTTCATAATTGATTTTTTACCATAAAGCGTTATGAAGGTTTGTTTGAGATTTTATTTATTGCCCATTGGGCGTGTTCTCTTACCATGGGCTCTTCGTCGTTGAGCGCATTTTGTAGGACAGGAAGGTGGTGCATAGTCCCTGTGTTGCCGATGACAATGGCAACATTCCTCAGGTAACCACGTCGCTTTGTTCGCTTGACTGGATTCTGCTTGAAGCGTTGATTAAAGGCTTGGGGTGTAAGCAACAGTTCCTCGGTCAGATGTTGAGGCGGGGCCTTCGATTGAAAGACAGAGTCGCCCTCGGGTGCGAATCGATTCCATGGGCAGACCATTTGGCAGATGTCGCATCCGAAGGCCCAATCTCCGATCTTATCGCGCAGTTCCACGGGAATCTCATCCTTGAGTTCAATGGTGAGATAGGAAATACATTTGGTTGCGTCAAGCGTGCGGTTTGGAAGAATACATTGCGTGGGGCACGCTTGGATGCAACGTGTGCATGTGCCGCAGTGGTCGGTGGTGAAGGGCAAGTCGGATTCAAGTTCGATGTCAAGCAGGATCTCGGAGATGAAAAAATATGAACCGTGTTTGGGATTGATGAGACAAGTATTTTTGCCGATCCATCCGATGCCTGCACGCTGGGCGAGATCGCGTTCAAGAATCGGGCCAGTATCTGTGTAATAACGGTTCTTTACTGGACCTCCAACCTGCTCCTCGATAAATTGAACAAGTTCTTCCATTCGAGCGGGGAGGATGTCGTGATAATCTGCGCCTTGTGCGTACGCAGCAATTTTGATTTCATGCTGTTTTGTTGAAGGAGGGGAGTATGGGGTGGCAAGCACTAAAATCGATTTACATTCAGGAAGAATTTCGTACGGGTTTGCGCGACGCGTACGGGAACGATCATTAGCAAGGTAATCCATAGTGCCGTGATGACCTTGTGCGAGCCAGCTTTCGAATGTAGTGTAGTGTGTGGGATGCGCAGGAATCGTCACGCCAGTTAGGGAAAACCCTAACTGTTTTGATTTTATCTTTATTAGTTCTTTCAAGCCATTGGGGATGTTTGGCGCTTTTGTCGGGGTCATCTCTTGGGGGTGGGTCATCAGGGAATAAGTTTAGCAGATTAATACTAATCTCTACGTGTAATTGGCGATCACGATCTATTGTAACCCGCTTGACCAATGTATTTATAGCCTGCTTTTTGAGCTCAAATATTTCCAGCCGCTCTTCATCATTTTGAGGTATGACATTTAATGAGTCGAGCCCCGCTTGCAAATCGGCTAAATATTCTACGACTCTGGTTTCCCAATCACCCAAAGCATAGATATTTACTGCTTGCCCAATCTCTGCATATTCTCGCTTCAGGCTTAATTCTTGTAAAGCAATTGCGCCTAATTGATAATCCATATCGCTTTCAGTTATCGCGCCTTTGCGAGCTTGAGTGATTATCCATTGCCGCTCCATAGTGAGAGTGTCAATTTCTTTTTGTATTCAGTCTTGTTCAGCGTCCAATGTCACTGCATTATCCTGCAATTCGGCAACAATTTTGCGAGCTTGGGCTAAAAGGATTTCAGGCTTATCGATAGCCTTACAAACAGAGTGTCTAAAGTCAAAGGTGAGCTAGAATAGTTTGTATGAAATATCCAAGATGTAGTTCAAAAGAAAAACAATGTAAGGTGGGGTTTAATCCATCAGGTAGTCAGAAATATCGTTGCTACAAATGTGGCAAGAACTACACACCGAAACCCAACTTGAATGGATATCCCGTTGAAGTTTGACTAAAAGCAATTAAACTATATTTGGAAGGTAATAGTTTCAGGAGCATCCAACGACTTTTGAGAGTCAACCACCAAAGTGTGGCCAACTGGGTCAAAGCATACTCAGAGCAGTTGCCCAATGCACAAGTTCCTGAAAAGCCCAAAGTAGTCGAATTAGATGAGCTTTTTACTTTTGTTGGCAAGAAAAAAACATCTTCTATGTCCTGACGATCGTAGATCGAGAAACTCGCTGTATTTTGAGTTGGGATGTTGTCAAAGAACGAACTTCTGATGCAATACAAGCTTGCTTGGATCGTGCTCCCCAAGCCAGACAATATTACAGCGACGCCTTTCTTGTATACGACACCTTGTATTATGGTGCGCCATATGAAGTACGCAATGACAAGAAGGAAACCTATTCTGTGGAAGGAGTAAACGCCGAGTTGCGACATTATCACAAGCGTTTAGCGCGACGGTCGCGATGTTTCTCACGTTGTCCTTATGCTTTGAAGTGTGCAATTCGTTTGCTGGTTTTCTGCTACAACCAACGTCAACTCCGAAAATGTCTTTACCCTGCTTATCCCGCCAACCTCATCGACTTCATTCACTTTCAAGTTTAGACACTCTATAATAAAAATGTAACATAATTCCAGAGTTGGATTGATTTTTAAACCATTCTTGATTATCGTTCCAGAAATAATCATAAATTCAGCCCGCTAACTTGCTTTACATGAGGTTAACATAATGACAGTCTTCTTCCATTCAATTAGCCAGCCCTACTCAATGAAGGTGAAAAGAGTCTTTTGTCTTCTGCTTATTTGTCTTTTGTTTCTTTCACAAATATTCATACCAGTTATCATGGGAAAAGCATCTCCGAATTTGGCTGGATCATCCTCCCCTGTTTATACAGACGGATTAAACGGAAGTTGGCAGGATTGGTCTTATGGTGGAGTTACGGTCAATTTGGGAAACAGTTCTCCGGTCCATGGTGGAAGCGCATCGGTTTCTGTCCATTACACCGGCGGGTGGAGTGGCTTCCAAGTAGGATATGTCGGTAACACTCTGGATGTAAGCCCATACGACACATTGCGTTTCTGGATTCATGGTGGTTCAGCAGGTGGGCAAACCGTCCAATTGCAAATCCAAAATCAAAATGGAAGTACGGCTCTCACTCAAGATATCACTCCCCCTCAGGCAAATACTTGGAAACAGGTGGATATCTCGTTGACATCCATGGGGTCGCCGCGCAGTGTTTATGCAATTGCCTGGTTCAATAATACAGCTGGCAGTCAGTCAACGTTTTACCTCGATGACATTAGTTTTATCAATTCGAGCGCGACACCACCTACTTCGGTACCCGGCATAGGTCCCGCTCTAAGTGTAGATGTAAGCGCGGGTCACCATGCCATCAGCCCATATATTTATGGCATGAACTATGCCACGGCAGAGATCGCAAATGCGATCAACCTTCCGGTTCGGCGTTGGGGTGGAAATTCCACATCACGTTACAACTGGCAGATC
Proteins encoded in this window:
- a CDS encoding glycosyltransferase; this translates as MPNQPLVSIVTPSFNHARFIEATMQSVLTQDYPRIEYLVVDGGSNDGTVDVIKKYDGRGGVLPSNSGSGITWWVSEKDKGQTDAINKGFAKATGDILAWLNSDDTYAPGAISASVKYLQEHPEVGMVYGDCNFINEQGNVIGQFNSAQTDYHLLRQGYVHIPQQTMFFRKELWEQVGPLDPSFYFAMDYDLWTRIAARSEIKYVPQTWANFRLHTSGKTIAADDRCWPEMVRVHYRDGGSFFSVIVAKYYIRKLIAPLWNWRRRKMLNIS
- a CDS encoding O-antigen ligase family protein — its product is MTITAKFDELFPKLARILWGAVLFTMPVTSFRFFPFMGEGTYVRPLAFYPVALLLPLLLIQWMRGKLSLPKVGTLIPLLVFVLVTLAASVIGSVLDPLPLRGQDYFGRVIRAWATLVIGLSFFITAVWMNKDEDDLRFSVRWLLAGFVVDVLWSGVQSLAFYTPLLKKVTVTHWQRLFSMRELVKTNRVSGMAYEPAWLAGQIGTVYLPWLFASLLTRVRVTRFKWLEMILLGFALLLLLATYSRGGLLTAGVALVLTFLFTGRKELREIWAWFISGFRGGMGLLLRVGVIVIALGAMVGAGVFLSQKEYITRLFDTNAESVEDFIVQNSAGARGAYTFGALGAYEESPVTGVGLGASGFYIYDNLPDWAMTFVPEIARQLSPSNNLYPNPKNMYARLLAETGLVGFFVFFAFLFSILGDALIALKNGSAFMRFLGVMGLFSWIAILIYNATQDSFAIPNIWINFGILAGITAHALERENNPVP
- a CDS encoding sensor histidine kinase, with protein sequence MRRFESPYVADWFASSLRWLLLVGMMLSLSIRGQVATKAFWVLVFMILWNLAMSALATLNFRMPYHRYIVVGVDLILSAIYFGAQSAHPSGASVWSGTIPILTGAIYFEMWGAFLMAGLFALWQGFTLRDTISSGFAFFISSGILFSLFVGLVGGLLGRFGMVRLRSSRQVRLDAEERRRRAETERLRAIYELSSTLTATLSYKRVLDSALDLGYNALHPNFDPDEPRDERLVSAVLLFKNDELTVGSARRFTNSDMRATLHGNDGILKRVLDEGEAVFTQDIGYDPELGRIIALRSCLSAYCFPLRSGFNVYGAMLYAHPDINYFTQERRDLLDIIGRQAVIAVQNASLYQDLVEEKERMIEVQEETRKKLARDLHDGPTQSVAAMAMRINLVRRMMAKSPKDAMEELQKIEDLALRTTKEIRHMLFTLRPLILESQGLTAALQAMAEKMRETFTQNVIINVDENVLENMEMGKQGVIFYIIEEAVNNARKHASAAHIWVRLRSFETEIALLEIEDDGAGFDVAAVHKSYDKRGSLGMVNLRERTELVTGLLNIDSSIGKGTRIQVYIPLSEEAADRLHHARR
- the rdgB gene encoding RdgB/HAM1 family non-canonical purine NTP pyrophosphatase, which encodes MNKLLIATNNQGKIKELQELLTDMDVELITPAQIGLDLDVIEDGLTYAENATKKAIAFAQASGLVSLADDSGLEVDSLNGEPGLYSARYGSINGNKLSDAERRKYLVSKLQGKSHPWTARFRAMIAIAKNDEVQLSEGICEGEIIPEERGTGGFGYDPIFLVPELGKTMAELSMEQKNRLSHRAKAVMNAKGILEKIFD
- the queG gene encoding tRNA epoxyqueuosine(34) reductase QueG → MTPTKAPNIPNGLKELIKIKSKQLGFSLTGVTIPAHPTHYTTFESWLAQGHHGTMDYLANDRSRTRRANPYEILPECKSILVLATPYSPPSTKQHEIKIAAYAQGADYHDILPARMEELVQFIEEQVGGPVKNRYYTDTGPILERDLAQRAGIGWIGKNTCLINPKHGSYFFISEILLDIELESDLPFTTDHCGTCTRCIQACPTQCILPNRTLDATKCISYLTIELKDEIPVELRDKIGDWAFGCDICQMVCPWNRFAPEGDSVFQSKAPPQHLTEELLLTPQAFNQRFKQNPVKRTKRRGYLRNVAIVIGNTGTMHHLPVLQNALNDEEPMVREHAQWAINKISNKPS